A genome region from Rhodanobacter thiooxydans includes the following:
- a CDS encoding LysM peptidoglycan-binding domain-containing protein → MTSLPNDTCALSPAAAGRWQRAMLMAVTLATLGLGGCAQLRDRHAAVVVTPSAAPAAAATSTDASREPSLAAIGDRLQSGHYAEGEKALRRILERRPGDRAARAMLRQLTADPRQELGERWRAHVVQPGDSYSTLAARYLGDPNLFLILARYNGSTNPSLLRVGETLHMPLSAAANAAPAVSAATTLPTAVVRSAEPPAAAARRLQDESVSLLGQGHQQQALARLDQALSIDPSLKPTGTGAVALRKQLLDSYHERAIVLYRDQQLDQAIALWDRILAIAPDYEPAIVYRTRARELKQRLKQY, encoded by the coding sequence CCAACGACACCTGCGCGCTCTCGCCCGCTGCCGCCGGCCGGTGGCAACGGGCGATGCTGATGGCGGTGACCCTGGCCACGCTGGGGCTGGGCGGCTGCGCGCAGCTGCGCGACAGGCATGCCGCGGTGGTGGTCACGCCATCAGCAGCGCCGGCGGCAGCGGCGACATCGACAGACGCCTCCAGGGAGCCGTCGCTGGCCGCGATCGGCGACCGGCTCCAGTCCGGCCACTACGCCGAAGGCGAAAAGGCCTTGCGCCGGATCCTGGAACGGCGCCCGGGCGACCGTGCCGCACGGGCCATGTTGCGCCAGCTCACCGCCGATCCACGGCAGGAGCTGGGCGAGCGCTGGCGCGCGCACGTGGTGCAACCGGGCGATTCCTACAGCACGCTGGCTGCGCGCTACCTCGGCGACCCGAACCTGTTCCTGATCCTGGCCCGCTACAACGGTTCGACCAATCCTTCGCTGCTGCGCGTCGGCGAGACGCTGCACATGCCGCTGTCGGCCGCCGCCAATGCGGCACCCGCGGTGTCGGCGGCGACCACGTTGCCGACGGCGGTCGTGCGATCCGCCGAGCCGCCGGCGGCCGCCGCGCGCCGACTGCAGGACGAGAGCGTGTCCCTGCTCGGTCAGGGCCACCAGCAGCAGGCGCTGGCCCGCCTCGACCAGGCGCTGAGCATCGACCCCAGCCTGAAGCCGACCGGCACCGGCGCGGTCGCGCTGCGCAAGCAACTGCTGGACTCGTATCACGAGCGCGCGATCGTGCTGTACCGCGACCAGCAGCTGGACCAGGCCATCGCGCTGTGGGACCGGATCCTGGCGATCGCGCCGGACTACGAACCGGCGATCGTCTACCGCACCCGCGCGCGCGAGCTCAAGCAGCGGCTCAAGCAATACTGA